Proteins co-encoded in one Kutzneria chonburiensis genomic window:
- the nagA gene encoding N-acetylglucosamine-6-phosphate deacetylase: MDAVVAAPRALVGGAVTGPVAVRIRGGRFVDVTEDHAGATEVLTSGILTPGLVDVQINGAFGVDFADVDPAAMRTVAQSLPSTGVTRFLPTLITAPVPTVLRQAHAVVAASAALPTTGVARPLGLHLEGPFLSPVRHGVHDASVMVPPAPANLDLLLADEIVAAALKIVTMAPELPGGLEAVRRLVDAGVVVSVGHSNATAAQTTEAADAGASMVTHLFNAQSPLTHREPGVPGIALTDPRFTLGLIADLAHVAGPICRLVFAAAGPRVALVTDAVAAAGMPPGRYRLGGADVLLTEAGVPRSPDGTIAGSALTLDRAVRNIVSLGVSEQDALIAATRTPADVIGEKWLGRIAPGAVADLVWWDDDLRPRKVWVDGEVAFDAEVDDYAELATAGN; the protein is encoded by the coding sequence TTGGACGCCGTAGTCGCAGCGCCACGAGCACTCGTCGGCGGGGCCGTCACCGGCCCGGTCGCGGTGCGGATCCGGGGCGGCCGTTTTGTCGACGTCACCGAGGACCACGCCGGCGCGACCGAGGTGCTGACCAGCGGCATCCTGACCCCGGGCCTGGTCGACGTCCAGATCAACGGGGCCTTCGGCGTCGACTTCGCCGACGTGGACCCGGCCGCCATGCGCACGGTCGCCCAGTCCCTGCCCTCCACCGGCGTCACCCGCTTCCTCCCCACGCTGATCACCGCCCCGGTGCCGACCGTGCTGCGCCAGGCCCACGCGGTCGTCGCCGCCTCGGCCGCGCTGCCGACGACCGGCGTGGCCCGGCCGCTCGGCCTGCACCTGGAAGGCCCGTTCCTGTCCCCGGTGCGGCACGGCGTGCACGACGCCAGCGTGATGGTCCCGCCCGCGCCGGCCAATCTCGACCTCCTGCTGGCCGACGAGATCGTCGCCGCGGCCCTGAAGATCGTCACCATGGCCCCGGAGCTGCCCGGCGGCCTGGAGGCCGTACGCCGGCTCGTGGACGCCGGCGTGGTGGTGTCGGTCGGCCACAGCAACGCGACCGCCGCCCAGACCACCGAGGCCGCCGATGCCGGCGCGAGCATGGTCACCCACCTGTTCAACGCCCAGAGCCCGCTGACCCACCGCGAGCCCGGCGTGCCCGGTATCGCGCTGACCGACCCGCGCTTCACTCTTGGCCTGATCGCCGACCTCGCCCACGTCGCCGGCCCGATCTGCCGACTGGTCTTCGCCGCCGCCGGCCCGCGCGTCGCCCTCGTGACCGACGCCGTTGCCGCCGCCGGCATGCCGCCCGGCCGCTACCGCCTCGGCGGCGCCGACGTGCTGCTCACCGAGGCCGGCGTGCCCCGCTCGCCCGACGGCACCATCGCCGGCAGCGCCCTCACGCTGGACCGCGCCGTCCGCAACATCGTCTCGCTCGGCGTGTCCGAACAGGACGCTCTCATCGCCGCCACCCGCACCCCGGCCGACGTCATCGGCGAGAAGTGGCTCGGCCGCATCGCCCCGGGCGCCGTCGCCGATCTCGTCTGGTGGGACGACGACCTGCGTCCGCGCAAGGTCTGGGTCGACGGTGAGGTCGCCTTCGACGCCGAGGTGGACGACTACGCGGAACTGGCCACTGCCGGCAACTAA
- a CDS encoding SIS domain-containing protein, which translates to MTRQTEPSAGQHMSAEVASQPKIFADLVARRGEIAEIAAQVSARRPRFALLAARGSSDHAALYAKYLIEVLLQLPAGLVSPSTTTLYGAQPDLTDVLMISVSQSGGSPDLLEVTESARARGALTVAVTNTPDSPLNNAAELSVDVGAGPELAVAATKTYSATLLALYLLIDAVRGGTAEHAASLGELAQQTLDESASAVQEAVQRFRFVDRVLTTGRGYSSATAAEAALKLAETSYLSARSYSGADLLHGPVAAVDAETGVLAITSAGKGGTAMSEVLDVIHSRGADVFAVGSAASRVSAALRIPVAETAEEVAPILEVLPIQRLALGLSLARGGDPDSPRGLNKVTKTR; encoded by the coding sequence ATGACCCGCCAGACCGAACCTTCGGCCGGGCAGCACATGAGTGCCGAGGTCGCGTCCCAGCCGAAGATCTTCGCCGACCTCGTCGCGCGGCGCGGCGAGATCGCCGAGATCGCGGCGCAGGTGTCGGCCCGGCGGCCCCGCTTCGCCCTGCTGGCGGCCCGTGGGTCCAGCGACCACGCCGCCCTGTACGCCAAGTACCTCATCGAGGTGCTGCTCCAGCTGCCGGCCGGGCTGGTGTCGCCGTCCACGACGACGTTGTACGGTGCCCAGCCCGACCTCACCGACGTGCTGATGATCTCGGTCAGCCAGAGCGGCGGGTCGCCCGACCTGCTGGAGGTCACCGAGTCGGCGCGGGCCCGCGGCGCCTTGACGGTCGCCGTCACCAACACGCCCGACTCGCCGTTGAACAACGCCGCCGAGCTCTCGGTGGACGTCGGCGCCGGCCCCGAGCTGGCCGTCGCCGCCACCAAGACGTACTCGGCCACGTTGTTGGCCCTCTACCTGCTCATCGACGCCGTGCGCGGCGGCACCGCCGAGCATGCGGCGTCCCTGGGCGAGCTGGCCCAGCAGACCCTGGACGAGTCCGCCTCGGCCGTCCAGGAGGCCGTGCAGCGCTTCCGCTTCGTCGACCGGGTGCTCACCACCGGCCGTGGCTACTCGTCCGCCACGGCCGCCGAGGCCGCCCTCAAGCTCGCCGAGACCAGCTACCTGTCCGCCCGCTCGTACAGCGGCGCCGACCTGTTGCACGGTCCCGTCGCCGCCGTCGACGCGGAGACCGGCGTGCTGGCCATCACCAGCGCCGGCAAGGGCGGCACGGCGATGTCCGAGGTGCTCGACGTCATCCACTCCCGTGGCGCCGATGTCTTCGCCGTCGGCTCCGCCGCCTCGCGCGTGTCCGCAGCGCTGCGGATCCCGGTCGCCGAGACCGCCGAGGAGGTCGCGCCGATCCTCGAGGTGCTGCCCATCCAGCGGCTGGCCCTCGGGCTGTCGTTGGCCCGCGGCGGCGACCCCGACAGCCCGCGCGGCTTGAACAAGGTCACCAAGACCCGCTAA
- a CDS encoding carbohydrate ABC transporter permease, protein MGRTKKRLVSVVGLLVAVLFAFPIYWMIATALKPANQLLSDSYDLVPLGLTFQHFIDGISKDGFVSSLENSVIVALSAVIFALVAGLLAAVPLARLRFRGRKGFLLLVLVAQMAPFEALLIPMFLMIRSFDLLHALPGLILVYFAAALPFTAWTLRGFVKGIPVDLEEAAMVDGCGRWAAFRRVTLPLLGPGLVATSVFSFVTAWNEFLYALTFLQNGNVTLPVWLSSFVSVFGTDWGGAMAASTVFTIPVLVFFLFVQRNLVSGVTAGAVKG, encoded by the coding sequence ATGGGGCGGACCAAGAAGCGGCTGGTCTCGGTGGTCGGCCTGCTGGTCGCGGTGCTGTTCGCGTTCCCGATCTACTGGATGATCGCCACCGCGCTCAAGCCGGCCAACCAGCTGCTGTCCGACAGCTACGACCTGGTGCCGCTGGGCCTGACGTTCCAGCACTTCATCGACGGCATCAGCAAGGACGGCTTCGTCAGCTCGCTGGAGAACAGCGTCATCGTGGCGCTGTCCGCGGTGATCTTCGCCCTGGTCGCCGGCCTGCTGGCGGCGGTGCCGCTGGCCCGGCTGCGGTTCCGTGGGCGCAAGGGTTTCCTGCTGCTGGTGCTGGTGGCGCAGATGGCCCCGTTCGAGGCGCTGCTCATCCCGATGTTCCTGATGATCCGCTCGTTCGACCTGCTGCACGCCCTGCCCGGGCTGATCCTGGTCTACTTCGCGGCCGCCCTGCCGTTCACCGCGTGGACGCTGCGCGGCTTCGTCAAGGGCATCCCGGTGGACCTGGAAGAGGCAGCCATGGTCGACGGCTGCGGCCGGTGGGCGGCGTTCCGCCGGGTCACCCTGCCGCTGCTGGGCCCCGGCCTGGTGGCCACCTCGGTGTTCAGCTTCGTCACGGCCTGGAACGAGTTCCTGTACGCGCTGACGTTCCTCCAGAACGGCAACGTGACGCTGCCGGTGTGGCTGTCCAGCTTCGTCTCGGTGTTCGGGACGGACTGGGGCGGCGCGATGGCCGCCTCGACCGTGTTCACCATCCCGGTGCTGGTGTTCTTCCTGTTCGTGCAGCGCAACCTGGTCTCGGGGGTGACCGCGGGCGCGGTGAAGGGCTGA
- a CDS encoding carbohydrate ABC transporter permease, with product MSVTTKAAVPAGTTPPAPRSTVSGGGSGISTFVRRLFSQRTLPYLLLLPATATILVMLGWPVLSVFLTSFQKLDLGELVSGKVVWNGLDNFKTILTDDVFWADTLRTVLFTAACVIATVGGGLLVALLMKHVLGWVRVVLQLALVLAWAMPILAATTVFQWMFDQNYGILNKTLVELGFSGFHHYSWFQTGLSTMTVIVILITWQGIPFVAFTLYAGVLGVPADLYEAAGLDGASSWQTFRSVTWTALRPLVNVVIFLSLLWDFKVFTQVWAIRQGGPDGGSQTLPTLQYLKGIATSHFGAAAAVSVIMILCLVVLTAQNLRLMLRTEEVD from the coding sequence GTGTCGGTGACGACGAAGGCCGCGGTGCCGGCGGGGACCACCCCGCCGGCACCGCGTTCCACTGTCTCGGGCGGTGGGTCGGGGATCAGCACGTTCGTGCGCCGGCTGTTCAGCCAGCGCACGCTGCCTTACCTGCTCCTGCTACCGGCCACGGCGACCATCCTGGTGATGCTCGGCTGGCCGGTGCTTTCCGTCTTCCTGACCAGCTTCCAGAAGCTGGACCTGGGCGAACTCGTCTCGGGCAAGGTCGTCTGGAACGGTCTGGACAACTTCAAGACCATCCTGACCGACGACGTGTTCTGGGCGGACACGCTGCGGACCGTGCTGTTCACCGCGGCCTGCGTGATCGCCACCGTCGGCGGCGGCCTGCTGGTCGCGCTGCTGATGAAGCACGTGCTCGGCTGGGTGCGGGTGGTGCTCCAGCTGGCCCTGGTGCTGGCCTGGGCGATGCCCATCCTGGCCGCCACCACGGTGTTCCAGTGGATGTTCGACCAGAACTACGGGATCCTGAACAAGACGCTGGTCGAGCTGGGTTTCTCCGGCTTCCACCACTACTCGTGGTTCCAGACCGGGCTGAGCACGATGACGGTGATCGTCATCCTGATCACCTGGCAGGGCATCCCGTTCGTGGCCTTCACCCTGTACGCCGGCGTGCTGGGAGTGCCGGCGGACCTGTACGAGGCGGCGGGCCTCGACGGCGCGTCCAGCTGGCAGACCTTCCGCTCGGTCACCTGGACCGCGCTGCGGCCGCTGGTCAACGTGGTGATCTTCCTGTCGCTGCTGTGGGACTTCAAGGTGTTCACCCAGGTCTGGGCCATCCGCCAGGGCGGACCGGACGGCGGCAGCCAGACGCTGCCGACGTTGCAGTACCTCAAGGGCATCGCCACCAGCCACTTCGGCGCGGCGGCGGCGGTCAGCGTGATCATGATCCTCTGCCTCGTCGTGCTCACCGCCCAGAACCTGCGGCTGATGCTGCGCACCGAGGAGGTGGACTGA
- a CDS encoding extracellular solute-binding protein, which yields MVAAGCGGGASSGSGGDKTLTVWLMSGSAPDATVAAIDKDFEAAHPGVKVKYEVQQWNGIGQKLTTALTSGGPDVIELGNTQVAQYSSTGTLLDVTDAAGDLNGSQWLSALKEEGAWQGKQYGVPFYAANRVVIYRTDLFQQAGITAPPTSNDEWLSDLTKLKGIQGVDPLYLPGQDWYVWLSFLWDQGGDLATSSGDTFKSAINSPAGKAAFEFYKKLGDTSGSPAPKDADEATPQQSDVVAKGNTASFIGFGYELAAVEKANPALKGKFGAFPIPSKTAGKTAPVFLGGSDLAIPANTKNADLAKDWLKIETSAKYQGQLAANGVVPGTSTDSSALDSTATGKAMAAGAKNGKGTPTTPKWAAVEADNPIKAALTAYLTGQKSLDQAVADADAAINKSLSAS from the coding sequence ATGGTCGCGGCCGGCTGCGGCGGCGGAGCCAGCAGCGGCAGTGGTGGCGACAAGACCCTCACGGTCTGGCTGATGAGCGGCTCCGCTCCGGACGCCACGGTCGCGGCGATCGACAAGGACTTCGAGGCCGCGCACCCGGGCGTCAAGGTCAAGTACGAGGTCCAGCAGTGGAACGGCATCGGTCAGAAGCTGACCACCGCCCTGACCAGCGGCGGGCCGGACGTCATCGAGCTGGGCAACACCCAGGTCGCGCAGTACAGCTCGACGGGCACGCTGCTCGACGTGACCGACGCGGCCGGCGACCTGAACGGCAGCCAGTGGCTGTCCGCGCTGAAGGAGGAGGGCGCCTGGCAGGGCAAGCAGTACGGCGTCCCGTTCTACGCGGCCAACCGCGTGGTCATCTACCGCACGGACCTGTTCCAGCAGGCCGGCATCACCGCGCCGCCCACCTCGAACGACGAGTGGCTCAGCGACCTGACCAAGCTCAAGGGCATCCAGGGCGTCGACCCGCTCTACCTGCCCGGCCAGGACTGGTACGTCTGGCTGTCGTTCCTCTGGGACCAGGGCGGTGACCTGGCCACCAGCAGCGGCGACACCTTCAAGTCGGCGATCAACTCGCCGGCCGGCAAGGCGGCGTTCGAGTTCTACAAGAAGCTCGGCGACACCTCCGGCTCGCCCGCGCCCAAGGACGCCGACGAGGCCACCCCGCAGCAGTCCGACGTGGTCGCCAAGGGCAACACCGCCAGCTTCATCGGCTTCGGCTACGAGCTGGCCGCGGTGGAGAAGGCCAACCCGGCCCTGAAGGGCAAGTTCGGCGCGTTCCCGATCCCGTCCAAGACCGCCGGCAAGACCGCGCCGGTGTTCCTCGGCGGCTCGGACCTGGCCATCCCGGCCAACACCAAGAACGCCGACCTGGCCAAGGACTGGCTGAAGATCGAGACCAGCGCCAAGTACCAGGGCCAGCTGGCGGCCAACGGCGTCGTGCCGGGCACCTCGACCGACAGCAGCGCGCTGGACAGCACCGCGACCGGCAAGGCGATGGCCGCGGGGGCCAAGAACGGCAAGGGCACGCCGACCACGCCGAAGTGGGCCGCGGTCGAGGCGGACAACCCGATCAAGGCCGCGCTGACCGCGTACCTGACCGGTCAGAAGAGCCTGGACCAGGCCGTCGCCGATGCGGACGCCGCGATCAACAAGTCGTTGAGCGCGAGCTGA
- a CDS encoding GntR family transcriptional regulator — protein MLETSPAGGNDAGLRSRAQREPKYWGLKRHLLDLLRSMPPGSPIPTERSLAADFDVSRTTVRQALAELTVEGRLLRVQGKGTFAAEPKVAQRLQLSSYTQDMLAQGRQPSSRLLEASEDAADAELARYLGVRAGAKVLRLHRLRLADGEPMALETTHLALGRFRGLRRYVSSGGSLYQVLRERFGVEMGHAEETIETALATPEEAELLGADIGLPMLLLSRHSFDTEGNPVEWVRSVYRGDRYKFVATLNRPSD, from the coding sequence ATGCTCGAAACCTCGCCGGCCGGTGGCAACGACGCCGGACTGCGATCGCGTGCGCAGCGTGAGCCCAAGTACTGGGGGCTCAAGCGGCACCTGCTCGACCTGCTGCGGTCCATGCCGCCGGGGTCGCCGATACCGACGGAACGCTCGTTGGCCGCGGACTTCGACGTGTCACGCACCACCGTTCGGCAAGCGCTTGCCGAACTGACCGTCGAGGGTCGGTTGCTGCGCGTGCAGGGCAAGGGCACGTTCGCCGCCGAGCCCAAGGTGGCGCAGCGGCTTCAGCTGTCTTCGTACACACAGGACATGCTGGCCCAGGGCCGGCAGCCGTCCTCGCGGCTGCTGGAGGCCTCTGAGGACGCCGCCGACGCCGAGCTGGCCCGCTACCTGGGCGTGCGGGCCGGGGCCAAGGTGCTGCGCCTGCACCGGCTGCGGCTGGCCGACGGCGAGCCGATGGCCCTGGAGACCACGCACCTGGCGCTGGGCCGGTTCCGTGGGCTGCGGCGCTACGTCAGCTCCGGCGGCTCGCTCTACCAGGTGCTGCGCGAGCGGTTCGGGGTGGAGATGGGGCACGCCGAGGAGACCATCGAGACGGCGCTGGCCACGCCCGAGGAGGCGGAGCTGCTCGGCGCCGACATCGGTCTGCCCATGCTGCTGCTGTCCCGGCACTCCTTCGACACCGAGGGCAACCCGGTGGAGTGGGTGCGCTCGGTCTACCGCGGCGACCGCTACAAGTTCGTGGCCACGCTGAACCGGCCGAGCGACTGA
- a CDS encoding IlvD/Edd family dehydratase, with amino-acid sequence MAETRALRSHGWFADQGVLGFTHRSWLRNLGHPDHAFDGRPVIGICQTASDLTPCNAHLREIAEHVKRGVYEAGGLPMEFPVTSLGEILMRPTTMLFRNLVSMDVEETLRANPLDGVVLLTGCDKTTPALLMGGASVDLPTMVVGGGPMLNGRFRGKQLGSGTDVWRFADARRTGAMSQADMNAAEACMSRSAGHCNTMGTASTMGCWAESMGLSLPGMAALPAVDSRRKAMAHVAGNRIVQLVREDVRMSSILTRQALENAVVVNAAIGGSSNFAVHLLALAGRLGIPFDLNDLDRLGRSVPLLVDLMPAGRFLMEDFCYAGGLPAVLRELGDRLPHPDAITVTGGTVAENVADAEVFDREVIRTAADPLRTDAGLAVLRGNLAPDGAIIKPAAASPSLLQHIGRAVVFHGVEDLHARIDTVECDRDSVFVLTGVGPRGFPGMPEVGNFGLPRKLLESGVDDAVRISDGRMSGTAFGTVVLHVAPESAVGGPLALVRDGDVIELDVDARRLHLAVDDAELAARKAAWTPPPRAAERGWVRLYVDHVSQADRGADLDFLVGGSGAPVPPGNH; translated from the coding sequence ATGGCCGAAACGCGAGCACTGCGCAGTCACGGCTGGTTCGCCGACCAGGGCGTGCTGGGCTTCACCCACCGGTCCTGGCTGCGGAACCTTGGTCATCCCGATCATGCCTTCGACGGCCGGCCGGTGATCGGCATCTGCCAGACGGCCAGCGATCTCACGCCGTGCAACGCGCACCTGCGGGAGATCGCCGAGCACGTCAAGCGGGGCGTGTACGAGGCCGGTGGCCTGCCGATGGAGTTCCCGGTCACCTCACTGGGCGAGATCCTGATGCGCCCGACCACGATGCTGTTCCGGAACCTGGTCTCGATGGACGTCGAGGAGACGCTGCGGGCCAATCCGCTGGACGGCGTGGTGCTGCTGACCGGCTGCGACAAGACCACGCCGGCCCTGCTGATGGGCGGGGCCAGCGTGGACCTGCCGACGATGGTGGTCGGCGGCGGCCCGATGCTCAACGGACGGTTCCGCGGCAAGCAGCTGGGCTCCGGCACCGATGTCTGGCGGTTCGCGGACGCCCGTCGCACCGGCGCGATGTCCCAGGCCGACATGAACGCGGCCGAGGCGTGCATGTCCCGTTCGGCCGGCCACTGCAACACCATGGGCACCGCGTCCACGATGGGCTGCTGGGCCGAGTCGATGGGCCTGTCGCTGCCCGGCATGGCCGCCCTGCCGGCGGTGGACTCGCGCCGCAAGGCGATGGCTCACGTGGCCGGCAACCGGATCGTGCAGCTGGTGCGCGAGGACGTGCGGATGTCGTCCATCCTCACGCGGCAGGCGCTGGAGAACGCGGTCGTGGTGAACGCGGCGATCGGCGGCTCCAGCAACTTCGCCGTGCATCTGCTGGCGCTGGCCGGACGTCTCGGCATTCCTTTCGACCTGAACGATCTGGACCGGCTGGGCCGATCGGTGCCGCTGCTGGTCGATCTGATGCCGGCGGGCCGGTTCCTGATGGAGGACTTCTGTTACGCCGGCGGCCTGCCGGCCGTTTTGCGCGAACTGGGCGACCGGCTGCCGCATCCGGACGCGATCACCGTGACCGGCGGCACGGTCGCGGAGAACGTCGCCGACGCCGAGGTTTTCGACCGAGAGGTGATCAGGACCGCCGCCGATCCACTGCGGACGGACGCCGGACTGGCTGTGCTGCGCGGCAATCTCGCGCCGGACGGGGCGATCATCAAGCCTGCCGCCGCGTCACCTTCGCTGCTGCAACACATCGGCCGTGCGGTGGTGTTCCACGGCGTCGAGGATCTGCACGCACGCATCGATACTGTCGAATGCGATCGGGACAGCGTGTTCGTGCTGACCGGCGTCGGCCCCCGCGGCTTCCCCGGCATGCCGGAGGTCGGCAACTTCGGCCTGCCGCGCAAGCTCCTCGAGTCCGGTGTGGACGATGCCGTCCGCATCTCCGACGGCCGGATGAGCGGCACCGCCTTCGGCACGGTGGTGTTGCACGTGGCCCCGGAGTCGGCGGTGGGCGGCCCGTTGGCCCTGGTCCGCGACGGCGACGTCATCGAACTCGATGTCGACGCACGACGGCTGCACCTGGCCGTGGACGACGCCGAGCTGGCCGCCCGGAAGGCGGCCTGGACGCCGCCGCCCCGCGCCGCCGAGCGCGGCTGGGTCCGGCTCTACGTCGATCACGTCAGCCAGGCCGACCGTGGTGCCGACCTGGACTTCCTCGTCGGTGGCTCGGGGGCGCCGGTACCTCCGGGGAACCACTGA
- a CDS encoding MFS transporter has translation MTTMGYPATGVRWGSAQARGVLAATVCGSGMAMLDGTIVNVALPKIGAEFGASVTGLQWVLDGYLLSLASLILVAGSLGDRYGRRRMFEVGVVWFGLASVLCGLAPTTGVLVAARVLQGIGGALLTPGSLAILQSAFAHDDRARAIGAWSGLGGVATAVGPLVGGLLIQAWSWRLAFLVNVPVAVLCIYLCRRYVPESKDAEMTGRPEILGTVLCALGLAGVTGALVEGPARGMGDPIVLVALVVGVASLAGFCVLQLRERNPLVPPDLFANRTFTVANLLTFLLYAALGGVMMLMVMQLQVSLHYPPVFAGLAGLPITVIMLLLSAQSGKLAQRIGPRVQLIVGPILVGVGMVMLRWAVPGASYLTGVLPGVVVFGLGLLLAVAPVTATVLAAAPDRHAGVASGVNNAVARTGSLLAVAVLPAAAGITGERYSDPAALTAGWQMALLICAIAAVLGGLTAFFIDNKVLGQPTTPSVVEDSPHPGDCLHCGVEGPPTHVVPIRSSIVD, from the coding sequence ATGACCACCATGGGGTATCCGGCGACCGGTGTGCGCTGGGGCAGCGCGCAGGCACGGGGCGTGCTTGCCGCCACCGTCTGCGGCTCCGGCATGGCGATGCTGGACGGCACCATCGTCAACGTCGCGCTGCCCAAGATCGGCGCGGAGTTCGGCGCGTCGGTCACCGGGTTGCAGTGGGTGCTCGACGGCTACCTGCTGTCGCTGGCCTCGCTGATCCTGGTCGCCGGCTCGCTCGGCGACCGCTACGGCCGGCGGCGCATGTTCGAGGTGGGCGTGGTCTGGTTCGGCCTGGCTTCGGTGCTGTGCGGCCTCGCGCCGACCACCGGGGTGCTGGTGGCCGCGCGGGTGCTCCAGGGCATCGGCGGGGCGCTGCTGACCCCGGGTTCGCTGGCCATCCTCCAGTCGGCCTTCGCCCACGACGACCGGGCCCGGGCCATCGGCGCGTGGTCCGGCCTGGGCGGCGTGGCCACCGCGGTCGGGCCGCTGGTCGGCGGCCTGCTCATCCAGGCCTGGAGCTGGCGGCTGGCCTTCCTGGTCAACGTGCCCGTCGCCGTGCTGTGCATCTACCTGTGCCGTCGGTACGTGCCGGAGTCCAAGGACGCCGAGATGACCGGCCGTCCGGAGATCCTCGGCACGGTGCTGTGTGCGCTGGGGCTGGCCGGCGTGACCGGGGCGCTGGTCGAGGGGCCGGCCCGCGGCATGGGCGATCCGATCGTGCTGGTGGCGTTGGTCGTCGGCGTGGCGTCGCTGGCCGGGTTCTGCGTGCTCCAGCTCCGTGAGCGCAATCCGCTGGTGCCGCCCGACCTGTTCGCCAACCGCACGTTCACCGTGGCCAACCTGCTGACGTTCCTGCTGTACGCGGCGCTCGGCGGCGTGATGATGTTGATGGTCATGCAGTTGCAGGTGTCGCTGCACTACCCGCCGGTGTTCGCCGGACTGGCCGGGCTGCCGATCACCGTGATCATGCTTCTGCTGTCGGCCCAGTCCGGCAAGCTGGCCCAGCGCATCGGGCCGCGGGTGCAGCTCATCGTCGGGCCGATCCTGGTCGGCGTGGGCATGGTGATGTTGCGTTGGGCCGTGCCCGGTGCGTCGTACCTGACCGGGGTGCTGCCCGGTGTCGTGGTGTTCGGCCTGGGCCTGCTGCTGGCCGTCGCCCCCGTCACGGCCACAGTGTTGGCCGCCGCGCCGGACCGACACGCCGGCGTGGCCTCCGGCGTGAACAACGCCGTGGCCCGGACCGGCTCCCTGCTCGCGGTGGCCGTGCTGCCCGCCGCCGCCGGCATCACCGGCGAGCGGTACAGCGATCCGGCCGCGCTCACCGCCGGCTGGCAGATGGCTTTGCTGATTTGCGCAATCGCCGCCGTGCTGGGCGGTCTGACCGCGTTTTTCATCGACAACAAGGTTCTGGGCCAGCCGACTACGCCGTCCGTTGTCGAGGATTCCCCGCATCCGGGGGATTGCCTGCACTGTGGCGTGGAAGGGCCGCCGACCCACGTGGTGCCGATTCGATCGTCCATAGTGGACTGA
- a CDS encoding S1 family peptidase, which produces MARFARQDRADAQVATLRTVLGPIFGGSWFDAASGQAVVAVTDVTFVTRVRAAGVEARVVTRTDAQLAAVADGLRQVPVPTGVVGWYVDLPTDQVVVQVLDHSPATEAFVRTAGTAARTEIVAERPRPLYAVRGGDAWYGSNFRCSVGFSATDAAGGKHFVTAGHCTAGGGSAFGYNQVSLGRINGSHFGSGGDYGKVDVTSGQWTLAGTVAGASGSVAVKGAAEAAVGATVCRSGSTTGWHCGTIQAKNQTVVYQQGTVTGLTKTNVCAEPGDSGGAWISGGQAQGVTSGGSGDCTHGGTTYFSPVAPALNTYGLRLVTS; this is translated from the coding sequence ATGGCCAGGTTCGCCCGGCAGGATCGCGCCGATGCCCAGGTCGCAACCCTGCGCACAGTCCTCGGGCCGATCTTCGGCGGCTCCTGGTTCGACGCGGCGTCCGGCCAGGCCGTGGTGGCAGTGACTGACGTCACATTTGTGACGCGCGTGCGCGCGGCGGGTGTTGAGGCAAGGGTCGTCACCCGAACGGACGCACAGCTGGCGGCCGTCGCGGACGGACTTCGTCAGGTGCCGGTGCCGACGGGAGTCGTCGGCTGGTACGTCGACCTGCCGACCGACCAGGTCGTGGTCCAGGTTCTCGACCATTCGCCGGCCACCGAGGCGTTCGTCCGGACTGCGGGAACGGCCGCGCGGACGGAGATCGTGGCGGAGCGGCCGAGGCCGCTGTACGCCGTTCGCGGCGGCGACGCGTGGTACGGCTCGAACTTCCGGTGCTCGGTCGGATTCAGCGCGACCGACGCCGCCGGCGGCAAGCACTTCGTCACCGCCGGGCACTGCACGGCCGGCGGCGGTAGTGCATTCGGGTACAACCAGGTTTCACTCGGTCGGATCAACGGCTCGCACTTCGGCTCCGGCGGCGACTACGGCAAGGTCGACGTGACCAGCGGGCAGTGGACGCTGGCCGGCACGGTGGCCGGCGCCAGCGGTTCCGTCGCGGTCAAAGGCGCGGCCGAAGCGGCCGTCGGCGCGACGGTCTGCCGCTCCGGCTCCACCACCGGCTGGCACTGCGGCACCATCCAGGCCAAGAACCAGACCGTCGTCTACCAGCAGGGCACGGTCACCGGCCTGACCAAGACCAACGTCTGCGCCGAGCCCGGCGACTCCGGCGGCGCGTGGATCAGCGGCGGCCAGGCCCAGGGCGTCACCTCCGGCGGCTCCGGCGACTGCACCCACGGCGGCACCACGTACTTCAGCCCGGTGGCCCCGGCGCTGAACACCTATGGACTACGGCTCGTGACGAGCTGA